CAGCGCCAGGTGGGTTTGCCCGTTGTTTACAATTTCATACAAAACATCGGCGGAAGAAACATACTGGCCAATAGTTGCGTTTACTCTTGAAATGTAACCCGAAATCGGTGCGACAACAGCCACAGACTTTCTGATATTGCCGGTACTCACACTTCCAGGGCTTATTCCGTAAGAACGCAGTTGAGACTCAATTCCGCGAACGGCAGCATCCTGTGATTGGGCTTCGTTGGCAGCTTTCTGAGTAACCTTGTCGGAACTTGCCTGATATTTATTCAGATATTTCTGACGGCTATAATCCTTTTGGGCATAACCCAAATTCGATTTTGCCTGAAGATAATCCTGCTGAAGCCTCGCCATATCAGGATTTTCTACCACTGCTAAGGTCTGCCCGCGGGTCACATAATTTCCGGGTACAAAACGTGCAGTTTTTATAATTCCTCCGGTGGAAGAAGACACGCCTGCCATTCCTGTTGGTGGCACGTCTATTTGCCCTGTCAGGAGAATTTTGTTGGCAATATTCTCACTATTAAGTGTTGTAGTTTCAATGGCAGCCGTTTTTTTCTGCAAATCGGTGAGTGTGATTTGGTCGCCGGAAATGGCGTATGTTTCCTGGGTTACCGTTTCCTCCTTTTTGGAACAGGAGAATAAAAGAACCCCGGAAAGCACTGCTATAATTGATTTTTTCATTTTTTTAATGGTTTAATTATTCTCCGCCAATCATTTTAGAGGTAATTCCTTTTTTATTCGTGAGTTCTGCTACTGTAATTCCAGCAAAATGCAGCAATACAAATATAGGCATCCAGTAGACGGCAAATTTGTGTATCTGTTCTGCCCTTTCCAGCGCCTGTTCTGAAGCAAGTTCCCACATCAGCGCAAAACCGGTGAGGATTTGTACTGCCAGCAAAAAATAGAAAATACTGTACACAGTTCCCTGAAGTTTCTCTTTTCCTGTAGATGATTTTGAGAATGGATTAGGATATTTCACGCCCTTTACTAAAAGATATATGATTCTTAAAATATAGGCCAAAACAAGAACATACGCGAAATTGATATGCCAGTCGAACATTGGATTAATAATGCTTTTTGCAATGTTCACTACATTTTCTTTCGGAAGTTGAATATTATTATTAGTCAGTTCTGCAGAAATTGCTGCCGTTATTGTTTTTTTGGACATCCAGTACATTCTTAAAAATCCGGTGGCAAAAAGTACCAGCATTGAAACTGCGATTAACCAGTGGATAAATCTGTGGAGAGTTGTGAATTTTTTCATAGCTTTTAATTTTAAATTTCATGATGAAGTTTAATTGAAACTTCACAGCAAAAAATTCTTTATTTATTTTGCAGATTATTGAGTTCTATAATTTTCTCGTTTAAAGCGTTTTGAGCGTCGATATACCTGTTCTGAATATCAAGTGACTGATTCACCAAAATGGTATATTCCAAATAGTTGATTTCACCTTCTTTAGACAGCAGATCTGCTGTAAACAGGATGGTTTGTGCGTTTTTCAAACCTTTGGCTTTATAATAATCGGTTTCAGATTTCAGTTTCTGGTATTCACCATAAGTTTTTGCGTACCTGTTTTTAAAGTCACGAATAGCGATATTATAGTTGTTTTCGGCAATCTGCTGGTTTATTTTCTGGCCTTCGATCAACGATTTCTGTGCAGCATTAAAAACCGGAAGCGCTACGCCAACCAACCCGCTCTGGAAACGGTGAGTTCCGTTGTAATACTTATCGTCGGATCCGGTTCCTTTCATGGTTGTAGAATTAATTCCGAGGTTGAAACTGGGCAAAAGTTTGGCTTTCTCAGCTTCGAGCCTTGCGTTTTCAATATTTTTCTGATGTTCAAGCTGCGACAGGACCAAAGGGTTTCCACTGAAATTTTCATCAAAATTCAGATTCAAAAGATAAAAACTGCCCTTTTCATTTTGATACATTTCACCCTCATTAATCAGATAATTGAACTGATGAAGTGTAATTTCGCGGTCTTTCAGCAGACTTTGGAGCTGAATTTCAGCCTGGCTTCGGTAAGCTTCTGCCGTGGTTTTTTCCAGAATATTGCTTTCGCCCGCTTTCAGCCGAAGTTCAGAACGTTTGTAATAATTTGAATAGATGCTGTCGGTTTTTTTCAGAAGTTTCTGTTTTTCGTCGATATAATTCAGATTATTGTACACCAAAGCAATTTCCCTTTTCAGCTGCCATGTCTGCACCTCCAGACCCAGCATTGCGTTTTTCCACTGTTCCGTTAAAACCTGTTTGTGGGTTCTATAGAATTTCGGCAACCGCAGCGTTTGGTTAACCGAAAAAGCATTATCAACATACGCCGAATTTATCTGTCCGATTTCCGCATTAATGTTCAAAGGATCAATGGCCACCGCAGAATTCTGTATCCGGTTCTGATATTCAGCTTTCAGCTGTCCCGATTTTAAATTAAGATTGTTCTGACTTGCCTTTTCGTAAGCATTTTCCAAAGAAATGGGAGTCTGTGAAAAGGATTTTAGAAAAAATATTAAAAAAAACAGACTGAGATATTGAGGTTTCATTATTTTAAAATTATTCATCGAGGTTAATGGTTTTTTTTCGTTGTGGAAAATGTTTTTCAAACCAGATATAAACGGTTGGCAAAATGAAAAGCGTAAGGAAAGTCGCGAGAAGTAAACCACCGATCACTACTGTTGCGAGTGGTCTTTGTACTTCTGCACCTTCACCCTGGCTTATCGCCATCGGCAAAAATCCGAGCGAGGCTACCAAAGCCGTCATCAGTACCGGACGCAGCCGCATTTTACCGCCAACACGTACTACTTCGTGGAGGTTTGAATGAATTTCCTTCTGCCGGTTAAACTCTGCAATCAATACAATTCCGTTAAGCACCGCAACCCCGAAAAGAGCGATAAAACCTACACCTGCAGAAATACTGAAGTTCATTCCGCGCAGCCAAAGCGATAAAATTCCGCCAATAGCCGAAAGTGGGATTGTAGTGAAAATAATCAACCCATATTTCACTGAACTGAATGCGAAATAAAGCATCAGAAGAATTAAAGCCAAACTGATAGGAACCGCGATACCAAGCCGTTGCTGTGCCTGTTGAAGATTCTCGAACGTTCCGCCGTATTTTATGGTATAACCTACGGGAAGTTTTAAATTCTTATCCACCATTTGCTGTAAATCCTGCACGGTCGACTGAATGTCGCGGCCCTTTACATTGAACCCAACGATGATTCGGCGGTGTGCTTCTTCGCGCTGGATCTGGTTTACACTTTCCTTTAATTCCACCTGAGCTACTGCGCTTAAAGGAATTTCAACACCAGTGGGCGTGGGAATCAGAAGATTTTTTACATCTTCGAGATTTTTCCTGAGTTCCCCATCCAGACGGACTACCAAATCAAATTTTTTCTCTTCTTCGAAAACGGAACCCGCGCTCTGGCCTGCAAAAGCGGTATTTACCATTTTATTGACCTCACCAATGCTTAATCCATATTGCGAAAGTGCGGGGCGGTTATATTCAATAAGAATTTGTGGCATTCCGGAAATTGGTTCAACATAAATATTTTCTGCTCCATCGATTTTTTTGGAAATTTCACCCAGTTTTTCAGCGTAAATCTTTAATGAATCGAGATTTTCACCGAAAATTTTACATACAACATCCTGTCTTGCACCGGTCATCAGTTCATTAAACCTCATGTTAACCGGATATTGGAATGAATAGGTAACGCCCACGATATTTTTCTTCAGCTCTGCAGACATTTTTTCGGCGAGTTCGTCATATGATTTTGCGGAAGTCCATTCTTTACGTGGTTTAAGAATAATCATCATATCACTCGCATCAATCGGCATTGGATCGGTGGGTATTTCGCTGCTTCCGGTTTTCCCTACAATTTTTTCAATTTCAGGGAATTTTTTCAGCAGTATTTGCTGGCTTTTTAAAACTGCATCGGTAGAAGTTTTAAGGTTACTTCCCGGTAAAACCCTCGTATCAACGGCAAAATCGCCTTCGGGAAGTATGGGAATAAATTCTCCACCTAATTTAGTCATGATAAAAACCGAAACGAAGAAAAGCCCTAAAACACTGAAAAATAAAGGATTCTGAAATTTTAAAACCACCTTAAGAATTTTATCATAAACTGCTTCAAGCTTGTCCATCATCCGGTCGGCATAATTTTTCTTATGAGTAATTTTCTTGGAAAGAAACAGCGCGCTCATCATCGGGACATAAGTTAAAGACAGGATAAATGCACCTAAAAGTGCAAAAATAACCGTTTGCGCCATCGGTTTGAACATTTTACCTTCTACACCTTCCAGCGTGAGGATTGGCAAGTAAACAATCAGAATAATAATCTGTCCGAATACCGCAGAATTCATCATTTTACCAGCTGAACTCTCCACGGTTTCGTCCATTTCTTTTGCGGTAAGGAAGTTTTTGTTGGCGAGCGCTGGGCCATGAAGCCTGTGTAGAATGGCTTCCACAATAATCACAGCACCATCCACAATCAAGCCGAAATCCAGCGCGCCTAAACTCATGAGATTTCCGGAAACCCCGAAGATATTCATCATGATAAACGCAAAAAGCATGGAAAGCGGAATGACAGACGAAACGATAAATCCTGCTCTAAGATTTCCGAGGAAAACTACAAGAACAAATATGACGATTAACGCACCTTCAAGAAGGTTTTTAGAAACTGTGCTGATCGCATTGTTTACCATCTTGGTCCGGTCGAGGAAAGGTTCGATGATTACTCCTTCAGGAAGGGTTTTGCGGATTTCGTCGATACGGATTTTTACATTTTCAATAACTTTATTGGAATTGGCGCCCTTCATCATCATCACCACCGCGCCGGCAACTTCACTTTTTCCGTTATAGGTCATGGCGCCGTAGCGGATGGCTTTTCCGTACTGCACTTTTCCAATATTTTCAATTAAAACAGGCGTTCCATCGGGAAGATTTTTTACGACTGTTTTTTCGATGTCATGGATTTTACCCATCAAACCTTCTGTCCTGATGTATAGAATTGTAGGACCTTTTTCAATATATGCACCACCAGTATTCTGGTTATTGTTTTCCAGAGCGGTGAAAACCTCCTGGATCGTCACTCCCATCGCTTTAAGTTGCGCAGGATTTACTGCAACTTCATACTGCTTCAGGTTTCCGCCAAAACTGGCAACATCAGCAACACCTTCTGTACCCAGAAGTTGTCGTCTTACAATCCAATCCTGAATGGTACGAAGCTCCATAGCAGTGTAACGGTGCTCGTAACCCGTTTTCGGACGTATTACATACTGATAAATTTCGCCTAAACCAGTAGAAATTGGGGCCATTTCCGGGACTCCAAGCGTAACAGGAATATCTTTAGAAACATTTTGTAACCGTTCGGAGACCTGCTGCCTTGCGAGATAAAGATCTACGTCTTCCTCGAAAACAATGGTCACAACAGAAAGACCGAAACGCGAAAAACTTCGCATCTGTTTGATTCCCTGTATATTGTTCATCGCCTGTTCTAACGGAAAAGTAATAAACCGCTCCACATCGGGTGCGCCCAAACTTGGCGACGAAGTAATCAGCTGTACTTGGTTATCGGTAATATCCGGTACGGCATCAATGGGCAGTTTCCGGAGTTCTATAATTCCGTAAATAATCCAGCCGAGTGTCATCAGGATGATTATCAGCTTATTTTTTATGGAAAAATTTATGATTTTATTTAGCATTTTAATTTGAGTTAAATAATTACAAATCAATAGCTTTCACTATTAAAATTAATAAAAAAACAGCCCGAATAAGAATTTTTAAGAGCCATTTTCTAAAAAATGACATCAGTCATCTTGGTCTTCACCAGAATTTTCGACCGCATTTTGGATGTTTGCGCCGCTGCGGATTTCTGTGTGACGAATTTCCCCACCGGTTCTGCCAGCTTCCTGAGCGAAATACAGAGAAACTCCCGCCACGATTACTATCGTAACCGGCATCAGCTTATCCACAGAAAAATTCCGGTAACTTGTAAGAAAGCCTAGAAGAGAAACAGCTCCAAGAAAATATGACATTCCTGCGAAAATTTCTGCGGCTTCTTCGTGCCTGTGCATAAGATTTTCAGAAACACCCTGAATATTTTCGATTGCATCCTCTGCGCCTTCGCCTGTCGCCATAGCAGGTACTGATGCAACTGCACCAAGAATAAAAACGATATAAGCGTTACGTTTTGAAACGTCGGATTTTGTAAAAATCGCTATCAGTAAAATGATTACTCCTACAATAGGAAATATGATTGGCAAATGGTTAACAACCAAATGCAGATGTGCGTTATTCATTTTGATTTAATTTAAAAATTAGACTTTTAAGTAAGTGTAAACAAGCCTAAACCTGTGGTCTAAACATTATTTTATCTTTGATAATTCTTAAATTAAATTTTAGGCGGCTGCCAGATTTTTTGGAAAACAGAGGGAAAGAAATTTTCGGAATAGGCAAAATTCTGCTGTTCATCAATGTCGAGAGGTTTATGCTCGAAATTGAATTCTATTTTTTTCGGGGGAAACACAAAACTGAAAACATTAACCGAAACATCATGTGTTTTGAACGGAAGTTTCATATCCTGATGATAATCTCCATCAATGCCGTGATCCTCGAGGTAGTGCATTTTAATAAACGAAAAAACCGTAGTTCCGTTATCGATGATTTTATGGGAAATGTAATGTTCAATAAGATTAGGCATTTTCAAAATCTGCCTAACCTCTGAAAAAGAAAAGAGGTAAGTACATATCAAAAAGTAAGTAATGTACTTTTTCATAGTGCAAAATTACTCAAATTCCAGAGAAAATGCTAGAGAATCATCATTTATAACCGGTATAATTAAGAATAACCTTCCGAAGGCTGGATGATAAAATTTATACAAACTTGCAATTCCTTTTGAAATTTCTATTTTTGCCCAAATTAAATTTACAATGAAAAAATTATTCGCATTTGCATTCATCGGCGGTTTGGTATTGGCTGGATGCTCAAAAAAAGAAACTTCAACCGAAAGCAACAGAATGCTGGAAGAGCCGGAAGCAGAAGTTACCGTTACTGCTCCAGCAGCAACACCAGTAGCTGCTGATTCTACTGTAGTTAAATAACCCAAAGGTTCAAATGATTACAGGCAGTCGGCAACGGCTGCTTTTTTTGTTTATATTCATCAAAAAATCACTAAATTTGCGCTCTTAAAAAGCAAGAAAACATGCAGTTATCAGAACAGGAAATTATCCGGAGAGAAAAGTTAGCCACTTTACAGAAAATGGGGATCGATGCTTTTCCGGCCGAAGAATATAAAATC
The window above is part of the Kaistella faecalis genome. Proteins encoded here:
- a CDS encoding efflux RND transporter periplasmic adaptor subunit, with protein sequence MKKSIIAVLSGVLLFSCSKKEETVTQETYAISGDQITLTDLQKKTAAIETTTLNSENIANKILLTGQIDVPPTGMAGVSSSTGGIIKTARFVPGNYVTRGQTLAVVENPDMARLQQDYLQAKSNLGYAQKDYSRQKYLNKYQASSDKVTQKAANEAQSQDAAVRGIESQLRSYGISPGSVSTGNIRKSVAVVAPISGYISRVNATIGQYVSSADVLYEIVNNGQTHLALKVFEKDLNKISVGQKVYAFTNQNPEKKYAATVKLIGKDFAPDRSVLIHCDLIDKDESLIPGTFMNAEIEVNAEEGFVIPDDAIITWEGKQYVFEEVKPKTYKMFPVAIGNSENGLTELLNFDSKNANKTFVTKGAYHLLMALKNVEE
- a CDS encoding cytochrome b/b6 domain-containing protein, with translation MKKFTTLHRFIHWLIAVSMLVLFATGFLRMYWMSKKTITAAISAELTNNNIQLPKENVVNIAKSIINPMFDWHINFAYVLVLAYILRIIYLLVKGVKYPNPFSKSSTGKEKLQGTVYSIFYFLLAVQILTGFALMWELASEQALERAEQIHKFAVYWMPIFVLLHFAGITVAELTNKKGITSKMIGGE
- a CDS encoding TolC family protein, whose product is MKPQYLSLFFLIFFLKSFSQTPISLENAYEKASQNNLNLKSGQLKAEYQNRIQNSAVAIDPLNINAEIGQINSAYVDNAFSVNQTLRLPKFYRTHKQVLTEQWKNAMLGLEVQTWQLKREIALVYNNLNYIDEKQKLLKKTDSIYSNYYKRSELRLKAGESNILEKTTAEAYRSQAEIQLQSLLKDREITLHQFNYLINEGEMYQNEKGSFYLLNLNFDENFSGNPLVLSQLEHQKNIENARLEAEKAKLLPSFNLGINSTTMKGTGSDDKYYNGTHRFQSGLVGVALPVFNAAQKSLIEGQKINQQIAENNYNIAIRDFKNRYAKTYGEYQKLKSETDYYKAKGLKNAQTILFTADLLSKEGEINYLEYTILVNQSLDIQNRYIDAQNALNEKIIELNNLQNK
- a CDS encoding CusA/CzcA family heavy metal efflux RND transporter, giving the protein MTLGWIIYGIIELRKLPIDAVPDITDNQVQLITSSPSLGAPDVERFITFPLEQAMNNIQGIKQMRSFSRFGLSVVTIVFEEDVDLYLARQQVSERLQNVSKDIPVTLGVPEMAPISTGLGEIYQYVIRPKTGYEHRYTAMELRTIQDWIVRRQLLGTEGVADVASFGGNLKQYEVAVNPAQLKAMGVTIQEVFTALENNNQNTGGAYIEKGPTILYIRTEGLMGKIHDIEKTVVKNLPDGTPVLIENIGKVQYGKAIRYGAMTYNGKSEVAGAVVMMMKGANSNKVIENVKIRIDEIRKTLPEGVIIEPFLDRTKMVNNAISTVSKNLLEGALIVIFVLVVFLGNLRAGFIVSSVIPLSMLFAFIMMNIFGVSGNLMSLGALDFGLIVDGAVIIVEAILHRLHGPALANKNFLTAKEMDETVESSAGKMMNSAVFGQIIILIVYLPILTLEGVEGKMFKPMAQTVIFALLGAFILSLTYVPMMSALFLSKKITHKKNYADRMMDKLEAVYDKILKVVLKFQNPLFFSVLGLFFVSVFIMTKLGGEFIPILPEGDFAVDTRVLPGSNLKTSTDAVLKSQQILLKKFPEIEKIVGKTGSSEIPTDPMPIDASDMMIILKPRKEWTSAKSYDELAEKMSAELKKNIVGVTYSFQYPVNMRFNELMTGARQDVVCKIFGENLDSLKIYAEKLGEISKKIDGAENIYVEPISGMPQILIEYNRPALSQYGLSIGEVNKMVNTAFAGQSAGSVFEEEKKFDLVVRLDGELRKNLEDVKNLLIPTPTGVEIPLSAVAQVELKESVNQIQREEAHRRIIVGFNVKGRDIQSTVQDLQQMVDKNLKLPVGYTIKYGGTFENLQQAQQRLGIAVPISLALILLMLYFAFSSVKYGLIIFTTIPLSAIGGILSLWLRGMNFSISAGVGFIALFGVAVLNGIVLIAEFNRQKEIHSNLHEVVRVGGKMRLRPVLMTALVASLGFLPMAISQGEGAEVQRPLATVVIGGLLLATFLTLFILPTVYIWFEKHFPQRKKTINLDE